CGGGATCCCTGAGCTGGATGATCGAGGCGAGCCGATGCAACACCCGCGCCCGATTCACCGCCTCGGTGGACTCCCCGGCATAACCGGCCGCCGCCGTGGCGAGATGCCCCTGCGCGACAGCGGGTTCGCCGAGCGCCTGCGCCGTTCGACCACAGCCGAAGGCCGCTTCGGCCGCCCAGAGCGGGACATCGAGTCGGATACACAACGCGTGCGCCTCCTGGAAGGCGGTGTGCGCCTCGACGTACTGCTCGGCGAGTTCCAGGGTGTCGCCCAACCGCAGCAGCGAGATCGCCAGCGAGCTGTCGTCGGCCGCCCGGAAGTAGGCCACCACCTGCCGGAGCAGAACGATGGACTCGTCCAGCCTGCCCATCTCGCGTAGGGCCAAGCCCTCGAACGATGCGGTGATCTGCTCGCCGAGGGGATAACCCACCTGCCGGAACAGATCCGACGCGGCCTTGAAGTACTCCGCGGCATCGTGCGGCTGCCCGCTGCCGAGCCGGGTACGCCCGCAGTACTGCAACGACCAGGCCTCCTCCCGCAGATCGTTGACATCCCGGGAAGCCGCCAGCGCCAACTGGTGGACCTCGAACGCCTCGTCCTGCCTGCCGGGCGTCCGATTCACCGCCCAACCGAGGTAGTTGAGCTGCACCGCCTCGTCCCACCGGCTTCGCAGCGCGCGGGCCGCCGTGACCCCTCGGTCGAAAACCTCCTGCCACAGCGAGGCCTCGGCGCGGACATCGGAATACCAGTGCAACGCCCGGCAGAGCTTCAGGATCTCCGCGTTGCGACCGGTGGTCGCCGCTTGGCGCAGCGCGGCAAGCCAGTTCGTCTGTTCGTCGTCGAGCCATTCCCTGGCCTGATCCAGATCGTGGATCAGTGCCACCGGTTGTGGTGGGACGGGTGCGGGGCCGCCGTCGAAGTCCGCGGGGACGAAGAAGCCTCCCGCGCGCACGGCACTGTGCAGGAACCACCCGGTGACCAGGCCCGCCAACCGCTCTACCGTGGCAGTGGTCTCCTCCTCGACGAGTTGCTCACCCGCGAAGAGTCGGAGCAGGTCGTGCAGCACATAGCGATCCCCGGTCGGTGCGGTGCCGAGCAAACTCGCATCGACCAGCTCCTCCAACACCTCGGAAACCGTGTCGGGATCGTCCTCGGCGACCACGGCGGCCTGCCGCACATCGAAGTCCTGCCCGGTCAGCAGGGAGAGCCTGCGGAACACCCGGCGCTCCGAGGGATGACACTGGCGGTAGGACACCTCCAACGCCGCCCGAACCTGGAGGTCGCCCGCGGTCAACGCGGTCAATCGACGTCGTTGATCCGATAAGGCCGAGACCAGATAACTCACGCCCCACCGCGGCCTGCTCGCCAGCCGATTGCCCGCGATGCGCAGTGCCAGCGGCAGGCACCCGCATAACTGGGCCACTCGCGCGGTCTCGACCGGCTCCCGCATGGCGCGTTCCGAACCGATGATCGACTCCAACAGGGCGACGGCCCCGGTCGGAGAGAGCACGTCGAGCAGCTGGCGATGCACCGATTCCAACCCGGAGAGCACCCGCCTGCTGGTGAGGATCACCAGACAACCCGGACCGTTGGGCAACAGCGGCCGGATCTGCGCCTCGTCGGCGACGTTGTCCAGCACCAGCAACACCCGGCGGTCCTGCAACAAGGAGCGGTAGAGACCGGCGCGATCGTCGGTGTCCTCCGGGATCCGGGCCGCCTCGACGCCGAGTGCCAGCAGCAGCCTGCCCAGTGCTTGACCCGGCGTCAGCCGCTCGACGTCCATCCCGCGCATGTTCACGAAGAACCGGGCGTCCGGGAAGTGTTCGGCGAGTTCGTGGCCCGCCCGCACGGCGAGGGTCGTCTTGCCGACGCCGGGTGCGCCGAACAGCACGACCACGGTGGCGCCGCGATGATCGTCGGCGGCGGTGGCCTCGGCGAGGCGCCGCAGTCGTCGCAGCTCGATGTCGCGTTCGGTCAGATCGCCGACCTCGGGCGGCAGGTCACAGCGGGAGCGGCCGTCGGTGGCCGCCTCGGCGGGCGCCCGCCGAGTGTCGTCGGGGGGAGCCGTGGAATTGCTGGTCTGCGCGGACTGTGGGCGTTGCCGCCCGGCCTTGGCCGCCGCCTCCAGATCCCGGGCGGCTTGCCGGTCCAGCTCCAGCGCTGCGGTCAACGCCTGTACGGTGCGTCGTTGTGGGCCCAGCGCCCGGCCGCGTTCCATGTCGCTGATCGCACGGACACTCAATCCCGATCGATCGGCCAGCTCTTCTTGCGTGAGCCCCGCAGCCCGTCGCCGAGAGATCAGGATGTCACCGAAGGATCGGGAGGGCACTGGCATGGAACCGCCCACGTTCGGCATTGTCGCTCACCATCCGGATGCCACGTATGGGCTGCTCGTCTCGGCCTGCCGGTGCGGACATCCCCGAACGGGGATGTCATCGAAGTCTGTCGAGGCGCTGGCGTTTCCGCTAGATCTGTTGGCGACGGCGCCGAGGCATGCACACGATGTTGGTAAGTCGTTCACATCAGGCGGTCGAGAAATCTCACCGGCAGAAGTACCAGCAGAGTTCTGCCGGTCTTCCTTCCTGGTCAATGGGAGCTGCGCCGAGTTCCATGAACCCATTCTAGCGCCGCCACCGGACTGGGCCGGATGCGGCAGCGGGAGCACTGCGATGGTTTACCAGTAGTTGCGGGAGCAAGCAAATTTTCCAGATTCGGTCGTGCCGGCTCGCGGAAAGCCAGGCCGGGTGCCTGGATGACGCGGAGGAGAACGGATGGATCCCGCTCAGCGGGGAATCGGTCATGCGATCGGTAGACATGCGCTGGCCGCCTCGCACGCCGCCGGGGAGCTGATGGTCGTCCTGCTCGGACGGACCTGGGTGGTGCAGGACGGGGTCTATTCCCCGACTGGCTCACCGTCCACCGAGCTCTGCACTACCGCGTTGCCCTACCCGGCCGGTGGTTCCTTCCTGGAGATCGGCAGCGGATGCGGCGTCACCGTCGTCCATGCGCTGCTGCACGGGTGCACCACGGCCGTCGCCACCGACGTCACGCCGCAGGCGGTCGCCAACACCAGGTTGAACGCCGAACTGCACGGCGTGGACGATCGACTTGATGTGCGGTCCGGTTCGGTCTTCGACCCGCTGGACCATGGAGACCGATTCGACCTGGTGTTCTGGAACGCACCATCGTTGCTGGACGCGGAGGACCCGGAGGTCTCCAACGCCCTGAGCCGGTCCTATTTCGACCCGGGACGCCAGGGCCTGAGCGCCTTCCTTTCCGGGCTTCGTGCCCGGCTCACCCAAGGCGGTCGCGCCTTCCTCGGGTTCGACGATCTCGGCGACTGCGTCGGGTTGCGGGCCCTGGCCGCCGAGCATGGTTGGCGGCTGCGCATCACGGCGTGCGAGGTCGCCCCGAGACGCGCCGTCGTCGAGGGCAGACCGATCGATGTCGAGGTCGACCACCTGCTGTACGAGCTGTTCCCCGGTCGGGGACCGCAGCCGGAGTAACAGAACCCGAGACGAACCGGGCCTCGGCCTGCGCACCGTGGGGGCGGCAGCGCAGGCCGATCGACGTCCTACTCGAGATCTCGCCGTACGACGGTCGAACGAACGCCCGGCAGAACCAGCGGAAGTAGTCAGTTCCGCAGGCTGATCTTCGTGGTGTGCGGCGCGTAGGGGCGATTGGGTGGGCGACGGTATCGATCGCCTGCGACTAGCGGCGAGTCGCGGGTTCTCGGACGGGAGCAGACGATGCGAACGGCTCATCGGGGAATCGGTGGTGCGAGCCGATGGATGCGGCCGGAATCAATCCTCCAGCGTCACGATCATTCCGCTGACGTTGAGCAACTCGACACAGCCCGCCGCCTGTTCGCCGGAAGCCGGAGTGCCGGGTTGGGCACAGTCCACCTCCACGATGATGTCGCTCTCCGCCGGGACGTCGATCGGTGTGACCCAGTGGTAGTCCTGGTTGCGGAAGGTCTCCAAGGCGATCCGGGCGATCACCGTCTCGTCGAAGGTGATCGTGACGATTCCCTCGTCTCCCTGGAAGTTCGACACCAGGATGTCGGTGACCCGGAAGAGCTGATCCTCATCCACCGTGTGTCGGCCCGTGGCAGACTCGCCGCTGTCGGTCTCGACCTCGATGGTGACCGTCAACTGCTCGCCCTCGCCGAGGCCACCGCCCTGTCCGTCCCCGGAGCCGGGTTCGGTCGAGCCCGAAGCGTCGTCCTGTCCCTCGGCGCCGCCACCCGAACCGGGGCCGCTCCCGTCTTCGGTACCGCCCTCGGTGGGCGGTGGGCCCGCGGGCGGGAAGTCGCCGGTCTCGACCATCTCCTCGGCGCGTTCCTCGGCCGCCTCGCGCGCTGCCGACTCGACGGCGGGTCGAACCAGCCCGAACCACAGCGCCAGCAAGGCCAGCAGCGCGGCCAACAGCCACAGCAACCACTGCGGCAGTACCGCGAGCTGGACGAACTGTGCTTCCGATGTCGCGCTGGACGGGGCCGTGTCCGCAGGCTCGTCGGCAGCGGAGGCCGGTTCCCCGATCACCGAGGTGGCCTCGGCATCCTGGTCCGTCGCAGGCGTGGTGTCGGTCGTGGCCGCGACGACCTGGAACGGGCGGGTGACCGGTTTGCCGAACCACATCAGCCTGCGTGCCGAAGCCTGCAGGTCGATCTCGGCGGTGGCCCCTGGCTCGATGGCCATCGTGGTGTGTGTGGTGTTGAACCGGAGTTGTTCGTCGGTGTCGACGAAGTCCAGCCCGGTGTGCGGCAACGACAACCCGGTGTTGCCCGCATTGTGGACGGCGATCCGGTAGTGAGCCCGTTTCCGGGCGCGCCGCACCTGCGGAACCACCTCGGCCGTCACTTCGTGGAACGGGCGGACCAGCAGAGTGCCCTCCGGCACCGTGGCGGTCTCGGGTCGCTCCGCCGGGATCACCCGGACACCGATCGGGATCTCGCCGACCGGAACCTCGGATGTCCTGGGCGGCCGCAGCACCACCTGCACCGTCTCCGACGTTCCCGGGTACAGCGACAGTCTGCCGGGCTCCACCGTGGCCCAACCTGCGCTGGCCCCGACTATCTCGAATTCGTACGCCTCGACGATGTCGCCGCCGTTTCGCACCGTGAGACTTGCGGTGGTCTCTTCACCGGGAGTGACGACCACGATGAGCGGGTCCAATTCCGCCGAGGTTGTCATACCTCCGACATTAGGGCGCGGGCGAGAGCATCGGCAGGGCACTCGGTACTGGGGTCCGGGCAGCCGCATTGCCCGAATGACCGTGTCTCGCTGCCTGTCGGTGCTGCAGGCGAACACATCTCTCTCACAGCGATCAGCGGCGACGCCATGGCGCCACTCCACGAGGAGGAAGACTGATGAGTATCGAACGAGTGCCGGTGGCCGTGTACGCGGAGGACCCGATCTCACAGACCGGGGTGACCTGCCAGTTGCGACCGCGTCCCGAGGTGGAGGTGCTGCGACTTCCCGACGAGGAGAATCGGGCGGTGGTGTCGTTGGTGGTGGTGGATCGGCTGGACGACAACGCCATCCGGTTACTGCGTCGACTCCGACAGTCCGGTGACACCCGGACCGGCCTGGTGGTCGGTCAGGTCGAACAGAACGCCCTGTCGGTGGCCATCGAATGCGGTGTCGCCGCAGTGATCCGGCGGGTCGACGCAGGCCAGGACCGTCTCGTCGAGATGATCATGGCTGCGTCCCGTGGCGAGGGCGTGCTACCCGGCGACCTGCTCGGCAGACTGCTGGAACAGATGGGGCAGTTGCAGCGCAAGGTGCTCGATCCGCGTGGCCTGACCATGTCCGCTCTGACCTCGCGCGAGATCGACGTCCTGCAACTCATCTCCGAGGGTTTCGACACCGGTGAGATCGCCACCAAGCTCTGTTACTCCGAACGCACCGTGAAGAACGTGCTGTACGAGGTCACCACCAGGTTGCAGCTGCGCAATCGGGCGCACGCCGTCGCCTACGTGATGCGGCACGGCCTGATCTGACGGTACTGCTGCCCGAAAGTCCCGGTTCGGATTCCCGACGCCTTGCCTGCCAGGTCTGGTCGGTGCGGGCCGCCGGAGCCGAGTATCGACGGTAGCCGGTGTGGATCGGGCGTTCGTGCCAGGGCATCGCCAGGATTGCGCGGGAAGTACGTGCAGTGTCTCCGTACAGCCGGATCGTTCACACCGAACCGTGACCGGCGGGCAAGCGACGCCGAGAGGAGAGAAGGCGGCGACGGTGATCCGGAGATCCGATACACGTTCCCTGCCCCGTGTTCCTGCAATTACCGCAGTCGGATTACTACTAGTCGGTCTGATCGTCGCTCCCACCGAATCCGCAGTGGCGCAACCACCACCCGAGGCCCCGCCTGACATCGGCCGGATCGCTTATGCGGGCACCGAACACCGGAGTCTGGGAATAGTCCAAGAGCAGTATGGCGGGACGGTCTCGATACCGTTGTTCGGCGAGGGCCCGACACATTTCGATCAGGACCCGTCGGCTCGCGGCGATCTGTTGGTGTTCACCAGTCTTCGCGATGAGGCGCGCCCGCAGGTGTACCTGCGCAACCCGGATGGTTCGGTGCGCAGATTGACCGAGGGACGCGATGCCGCCGCGCCCGAGTTGTCGCCCGATCGCACCCGCGTCGTCTTCGAGTCCACCGAACCACATCCGGGCGGAACGGGTGTGCACACTCAACTGTGGTCGGTCGGGGTCGACGGCGAAGACATGCGACCGCTGACCGACACGACCGCGGACGAGAAGACGCCGACCTTCTCCCCGGACGGAACCATGATCGCCTTCAGCGCGGATCTCGGGGATGGGCGTGGTCGGGAGATCTATCAGCGTCCCGTGTCCGGCGGCGCGGTGCAACGGGTCAGCGATGAACCCGAGGGTGCCGCCCTGGACCCTCAATGGCATCCCACCGACGAGATGATCGCCTATACGCTCGATCCGTCGGGCAACGGCGACCCCGCTGCGGTCGAGGGGATGCGGATTCGGCTGTTCGACCTGGCGGAGAACCTGGTACTGCCGCTGTTGGGCGGCGACCAGGAGTCCTGGAACAGCCGCTCGCCCGCCTGGGGGATCGAGGGCAACACACTGCTGTTCGTCAGCCGACAGACGGCTTCGGCCGCCGCGCGAGCGGGCGGACCGCCGATGTACGGCTCCGGCGATGGTGCAGGCGGGGCGGGGGAACACCCACCGGGCGGCACCCCGGCGGAACCCGGTACCGGTGAGGACCGCGTCTACGAGGTTCCCACCGACGGTTGTCTGCCGTACTGCGGCGTGCCGGATCTGGTGTCCGACGAGGAACGGGACATCGATGTCCCGACCTGGCTCGACCTGCCGCAGGGACCGCACCCGATCATCGAGCGGACCACCTCGGCCGATCCGTACACCGTGACGCTGCAGGACGTCCGGCCCGACGGCGCGGACCCGCGCGACCTGGGACTCGTCGTGCTGCGCGAGGACCCGGCGATCGGCACCGATTCCCGGCGGATGTGGTATCCGAACCCCGGATTCGATCCCTGGACGCATCGGCAGGCGTATTCGCCCGACGGCAGCACCCTGGTGGTGACCAGGTTCGAGGACACCGACTCCGGACGTGTCCAACGGCTCTGGCTGGTGGATGCGGACGGATCGAACCCGCGTCCGTTACCGGTGGCCGACCGCGAATCGGCAGATTGGGAGACCGACGCGACCTTCTCGCCGGACGGGGAGTTCATCGCCTTCGTCCGGCGAAGGCCCGGCGGCATTCGACCCGAGGCGGGCCTCGCACGCATCGTGGTGGTCGCCGTCGACACCGGCGCGGTGCGGTTCGCCGTCGCTCCGCCGCCGGAGTTCGCCGATCAGGAGGACACCCAACCTGCCTGGTCGCCGGACGGCAGTGCGATCGCCTTCACCCGTGGCCTGGTGACCGGCGGCTTCGACGACGAACAGCGTGACAACCACATCTGGACCGTCTCGGTGCCCGATCCGACGGTGCAGGTCGATCTCTCCGCCGCTGCCTGTGGTTTCGACTGCGATGTCGCCGACGACAGTGCCGCGTTCTCCCCGGACGGTCGGCGGGTGCTCTTCAACCGGGAGCACGATGCGCTGCTCACGGTGGATGTGGCAGGCGGTGACTGCACCGTCGTGCTCCCGTCGACCGGCTACGGCTGCCAGTCGGAGCTCATCACCGGGCCCACCGACGGCCCGTTCCAGCCCCGGGATGCCGCGTTCTCGCCCGACGGCGGTTCCGTGGTGTTCACCAGCAGGCGCGACGGCGACCCCCAGACTCCCGAAGCACTCGAGATCCTCGACCTCGCCACCGGGGAATCCACCGTGCTGACCGGGGAGCTGCCCGGCAGACAGAAGGAACCCAGTTGGCAACGGAGCACGAATCTCTCGACGACAGCACCCACCGACCCGGCCCCGATCGAGGTGGGCGAGGCGGTCGAGATCGTGATCCCGGTGCACAACGAGGGGCCCGCCCCGGCGCCGACGACGGAGTTGATCCTGACCTTCCCGCCGGTGTTGCGGCCGACCGGATTGACCACACCGCAGGGTGAGTGCGTCTTGGACGGTCTGCGTTGTGATCTGGGGTTGCTCGAGCCGGGGGAGTCGGTGGAGGTGGTCGTCGAGGCCGTCGGAACCGACCCGGGGCCGGGACGGATCGACTGGACCGTCGGCAGCAGCGTGCTCGAATCGAACCAGGGCGACAACGAGGCGGGCGTACCGATCGCGGTCGAGCCACCGGCCACCGAACCGCCGCCCGATCCACCGGGACCACCGGAGCCCCCGAACCCACCGGAGCCGCCCGACGTGCCGGCGCCACCACGGCCGCCGAGCGCCTTTCCGCCATTGGGTCCGGTGCTGGCCGGTCCGGCGGTGACGGTCGCCATCGAGCCGGATCCGTCCTATGTGGGCGGCACGGTGACCGTGCGCTACACCGTGACCAACGACGGCCCCATCCGCGCCACCGGCTTGCAGTTGCGCCCCGGCCTGCCTGCCTCCGTGCCGTTGCGCCGGTCCTCCGTGGGCTGTTCGCGCAACCTCTGCATCCTCGGTGACCTGGTCTCGGGCGGCACGAGCACCGTCCGATTCGTCTTGGCTCCCACCGAGGCGATCCGCACCCCGGTCGCGGCCCTGTTGACCACCACCGGCAGCGACGACGACCCCGATGACAATCGGGACGATGCGCTGCTTCGGGTGCTGCAACCACGCATCGTGGCCGTTCCCGACGTCGGCGATCCCGGCTTCGTGACCTCGGTTCGGGGCATCGATTTCCCGCCGGGCGATCCGGTGGAGCTGACCTGGGATCCCGGCTTGACCGCGCCCGCCGCGCCCACTCGGCCGCGCGCCGACGGAACGTTCGCGGCACAGCTTCTCGTGGTACCCAAGGACGGACTCGGACCTCGGCTGATCACGGCGTCGGGCGCGGGGTTCGCCTCGGTCGACACGGATTTCCTGGTGGTGGCCAGCACCATGTCGCCACCCGACCTGGGCAGCCGCCGATGAGCGGCCACCAGGACCGAAGACGACGGGCTCCTCGGTGGCGTCCCGTCGCACAGTCATCGAGAGGACGACGGTGATCCACGAGGTGGACGAGGGTTTACGTCGGATGCTGTCCGCCGAGAGCTTCCCCGGCGGGGAGATCGAGTTGGTCTTCGACGCGCCCACCAGGGCGTGGGCCGCTCGGCGGACCGCTCCGACGATCAATGTCTTCCTCTACGACATCAGGGAGGACGCCGAACGCAGGCGGACCAATCCCACCGAGGAGTTCGCCGCCGATGGAGTGACGATCGTGCGGCGGGAACCACCGCGCTGGTTCCAGTTGTCCTACCTGGTCAGCGCGTGGACGACGCGGCCACAGGACGAGCACCGACTGTTGTCGGCGGTGCTGTCATGTCTGATCGAGCACGACGAGCTGCCTGCGGCGCACCTCGAGGGGACCCTGGCCGGGTTGGGGCTGGGCGTGCCCATCGACGCTGCGGGCCCGGTCGGGGAGAACCGATCGGCGGCCGATCTGTGGTCGGCCTTGGGCGGCGAGTTGAAGGCTGCGGTGGACCTGCGGGTGCTGGCGCCGCTGGCGGGCAGGCAGATCGGCACGGCACCGCCGGTCACCGACGGATTGGTGATGCGAACCCGGGATTCGCGTTCCGACGCTGAATCGGCGCGCATCCGCCGCTTGCGCTATCAGAACCAGCCCGACCCGGAGGTGATCACCCCGCCCGATCCGACCGAGGGGCTGGGGGCCACCCGCCCGAGGCCGACCGGGCGCGGTCCTCGCCGACGTGGTGGGCGGATCCGATGACCTCGGTAGCCGAGGGCGCGGGACTCGATGGTCGACGGCATGCCACGGCGGATTCGAGGGCGGCCGAGCTGCGGGAACTCCTGGGCGGACTCGCGCTCGTCGAGCACCGGGTCCACAGGCTGATCGAGGCACGTGGCGGTGCCGAACAGGTCGAACAGGATCCGTACCGGGGGCTGTATCTGTCCGACGACGAGGTGGCGCGAATCCTGGCCGACCGGCCGGATGCCTCCACGGGGCTGCGGCGATCGGACTCGGTCGGCGAGGAGCCTGCGGGCTTCCTCCCCGACGATGGGTCGAGATTGGCGAGTCTCGCCCGACGGTTCGGCCTGGACCGGCTGGATGTGGAGTTCCTGCTGATCGCCCTGGCACCCGAGGTGGACAGCCGGTTCGAACGGCTCTACGCCTATCTCAACGACGACGTGACCCGCACCAGGGCGACCGTCGGGCTCGCGCTGTCGCTCGTCGGGCTGCCGCAGGCCGGGCACGGTCGATTCCGGCTCACCGAGGGTGCCCCGCTGCTCGCGGGCGGGCTGCTCGTCGTCCAGGACGGCGATCGACCGATGCTCACCCGATCCCTTCGTGTGCCGGATCGGGTGATCGGCCACCTGCTCGGGCACGATCGAATGGACCCGGCCCTGGCAGGCGTTCTGCGGCAGGCGGCGGGCGACGACGAGGATCCCGACCCACTCTCCTTGGCCCGCAGGCTCGGCGTCGCCTTGGCTGCGGGCCCCCGACTCATCTACCTGCGGGATCCCGACGGCGACGCAGGAAGGCAGGCGGTTGCGGCGTTGGCGGCCGCGCACCGGGCCGCCCTGATCGTCGACCCGGTCGGGTGGAACACCATGCCCGAATCGGCCGAGGTCGTGCCGCTGATCGCCAGGGAGGCCCGGTTGCGGGCCGCCGGGGTGATACTCGGTCCGCTCGACCGCGTTGACTTCGCGCGTCCCGGACAGCACACGCGCTTGCTGCGGGACCTGGCCGATCTCGCCGAGC
This Actinoalloteichus hymeniacidonis DNA region includes the following protein-coding sequences:
- a CDS encoding helix-turn-helix transcriptional regulator, with the translated sequence MSIERVPVAVYAEDPISQTGVTCQLRPRPEVEVLRLPDEENRAVVSLVVVDRLDDNAIRLLRRLRQSGDTRTGLVVGQVEQNALSVAIECGVAAVIRRVDAGQDRLVEMIMAASRGEGVLPGDLLGRLLEQMGQLQRKVLDPRGLTMSALTSREIDVLQLISEGFDTGEIATKLCYSERTVKNVLYEVTTRLQLRNRAHAVAYVMRHGLI
- a CDS encoding 50S ribosomal protein L11 methyltransferase, coding for MDPAQRGIGHAIGRHALAASHAAGELMVVLLGRTWVVQDGVYSPTGSPSTELCTTALPYPAGGSFLEIGSGCGVTVVHALLHGCTTAVATDVTPQAVANTRLNAELHGVDDRLDVRSGSVFDPLDHGDRFDLVFWNAPSLLDAEDPEVSNALSRSYFDPGRQGLSAFLSGLRARLTQGGRAFLGFDDLGDCVGLRALAAEHGWRLRITACEVAPRRAVVEGRPIDVEVDHLLYELFPGRGPQPE
- a CDS encoding COG1470 family protein codes for the protein MTTSAELDPLIVVVTPGEETTASLTVRNGGDIVEAYEFEIVGASAGWATVEPGRLSLYPGTSETVQVVLRPPRTSEVPVGEIPIGVRVIPAERPETATVPEGTLLVRPFHEVTAEVVPQVRRARKRAHYRIAVHNAGNTGLSLPHTGLDFVDTDEQLRFNTTHTTMAIEPGATAEIDLQASARRLMWFGKPVTRPFQVVAATTDTTPATDQDAEATSVIGEPASAADEPADTAPSSATSEAQFVQLAVLPQWLLWLLAALLALLALWFGLVRPAVESAAREAAEERAEEMVETGDFPPAGPPPTEGGTEDGSGPGSGGGAEGQDDASGSTEPGSGDGQGGGLGEGEQLTVTIEVETDSGESATGRHTVDEDQLFRVTDILVSNFQGDEGIVTITFDETVIARIALETFRNQDYHWVTPIDVPAESDIIVEVDCAQPGTPASGEQAAGCVELLNVSGMIVTLED
- a CDS encoding ATP-binding protein, giving the protein MPVPSRSFGDILISRRRAAGLTQEELADRSGLSVRAISDMERGRALGPQRRTVQALTAALELDRQAARDLEAAAKAGRQRPQSAQTSNSTAPPDDTRRAPAEAATDGRSRCDLPPEVGDLTERDIELRRLRRLAEATAADDHRGATVVVLFGAPGVGKTTLAVRAGHELAEHFPDARFFVNMRGMDVERLTPGQALGRLLLALGVEAARIPEDTDDRAGLYRSLLQDRRVLLVLDNVADEAQIRPLLPNGPGCLVILTSRRVLSGLESVHRQLLDVLSPTGAVALLESIIGSERAMREPVETARVAQLCGCLPLALRIAGNRLASRPRWGVSYLVSALSDQRRRLTALTAGDLQVRAALEVSYRQCHPSERRVFRRLSLLTGQDFDVRQAAVVAEDDPDTVSEVLEELVDASLLGTAPTGDRYVLHDLLRLFAGEQLVEEETTATVERLAGLVTGWFLHSAVRAGGFFVPADFDGGPAPVPPQPVALIHDLDQAREWLDDEQTNWLAALRQAATTGRNAEILKLCRALHWYSDVRAEASLWQEVFDRGVTAARALRSRWDEAVQLNYLGWAVNRTPGRQDEAFEVHQLALAASRDVNDLREEAWSLQYCGRTRLGSGQPHDAAEYFKAASDLFRQVGYPLGEQITASFEGLALREMGRLDESIVLLRQVVAYFRAADDSSLAISLLRLGDTLELAEQYVEAHTAFQEAHALCIRLDVPLWAAEAAFGCGRTAQALGEPAVAQGHLATAAAGYAGESTEAVNRARVLHRLASIIQLRDPAEADRIRSQVRGIIDGLDTHSAAELTARLHSEQTDEPTAS
- a CDS encoding DUF4255 domain-containing protein, yielding MIHEVDEGLRRMLSAESFPGGEIELVFDAPTRAWAARRTAPTINVFLYDIREDAERRRTNPTEEFAADGVTIVRREPPRWFQLSYLVSAWTTRPQDEHRLLSAVLSCLIEHDELPAAHLEGTLAGLGLGVPIDAAGPVGENRSAADLWSALGGELKAAVDLRVLAPLAGRQIGTAPPVTDGLVMRTRDSRSDAESARIRRLRYQNQPDPEVITPPDPTEGLGATRPRPTGRGPRRRGGRIR